A single region of the Streptomyces caelestis genome encodes:
- a CDS encoding ATP-binding cassette domain-containing protein: MARPPVLALRGISKRFGGVQALVDVDLQVRAGEVVALAGDNGAGKSTLIKVISGVSPADRGVIEWEGRLVQIKRPHDAHALGIATVYQDLAMCDNLDVVGNLFLGREIDRVGILDEVEMERRSRDLMRTLSIRIPDVRVPVAALSAGQRQAVAISRSLMGAPKVLLLDEPTAALGVEQTSHLLDLIEEVRDRGMAIILISHNMGDIKAVADRVAVLRLGRNNGLFDVSTVTQEQIMSSVTGAADNAVAHRTKGDEEAWP; this comes from the coding sequence GTGGCCCGTCCACCCGTACTGGCGTTGCGCGGCATCTCCAAGCGGTTCGGCGGCGTGCAGGCGCTCGTGGACGTCGACCTCCAGGTCCGGGCCGGTGAGGTCGTGGCCCTGGCGGGCGACAACGGCGCCGGCAAGTCCACGCTGATCAAGGTGATCTCGGGCGTCAGCCCCGCCGACCGGGGCGTCATCGAGTGGGAGGGGCGCCTCGTGCAGATCAAACGCCCGCACGACGCCCACGCCCTGGGCATCGCGACCGTGTACCAGGACCTCGCCATGTGCGACAACCTGGACGTCGTCGGCAATCTCTTCCTCGGCCGGGAGATCGACCGGGTGGGCATCCTCGACGAGGTGGAGATGGAGCGCCGTTCCCGCGACCTGATGCGGACCCTGTCGATCCGTATCCCCGACGTGCGCGTGCCGGTCGCGGCGCTGTCCGCCGGGCAGCGGCAGGCCGTCGCGATCTCCCGCTCTCTCATGGGCGCGCCCAAGGTCCTGCTGCTCGACGAGCCCACCGCCGCCCTGGGGGTCGAGCAGACCAGCCATCTGCTCGACCTCATCGAGGAGGTGCGCGACCGCGGTATGGCGATCATCCTCATCAGTCACAACATGGGCGACATCAAGGCCGTCGCGGACCGGGTCGCCGTGCTGCGGCTGGGCCGCAACAACGGTCTGTTCGACGTGAGCACCGTGACGCAGGAGCAGATCATGTCCTCCGTCACCGGTGCGGCGGACAACGCCGTGGCGCATCGCACGAAGGGCGACGAGGAGGCGTGGCCGTGA
- a CDS encoding sugar ABC transporter permease: MAVTGAGPRRGGPAGPGGGAGPVAPGRGLRTRAWPGSLRGYALEMRGTVRDGERGPLLVVAGLIVIWIVFQVLDDKFLSPRNLSNLSVDIVGTGLVAVGIVFVLLIREIDLSVGSVSGLAGAAFAVLNVNHGMPEWLAVIVAVAAGMAVGAFHGFFFARLGVPAFVVTLAGLLIWNGLTLDLLGASGTINIDEEGLVASLTSRHFDDDVVAYAVAALGTAGYFLAAHRKRARHRAAGMPYRPTGEIWLRTGVLAVLTFAAAHTLNRFQGLPLALLIFLVVLVVSDYVLRRTRYGRRVYALGGGVEAARRAGIAVERVRVAMFMVSGTLAAIGGLFVASGLTSASPTTARAAGSGMLLINAIAAAVIGGTSLFGGRGSPWSVLLGVLVIQSIASGMGLLGVEDAVQFMITGGVLLAAVAADALSRRASARRGRP; the protein is encoded by the coding sequence GTGGCCGTGACCGGGGCCGGGCCACGGCGGGGCGGACCGGCCGGGCCGGGCGGCGGCGCGGGGCCGGTGGCACCCGGCCGCGGGCTCCGCACCCGCGCCTGGCCCGGCAGTCTGCGCGGCTACGCCCTGGAGATGCGCGGCACTGTCCGGGACGGCGAGCGCGGGCCGCTCCTGGTGGTCGCCGGGCTGATCGTGATCTGGATCGTCTTCCAGGTGCTGGACGACAAGTTCCTCTCGCCGCGCAACCTGTCCAACCTCAGCGTGGACATCGTCGGGACCGGTCTGGTCGCCGTCGGCATCGTGTTCGTGCTGCTGATCCGGGAGATCGATCTGTCGGTCGGCTCGGTCAGCGGCCTGGCGGGGGCCGCGTTCGCCGTGCTGAACGTGAACCACGGGATGCCGGAGTGGCTCGCCGTGATCGTGGCGGTCGCCGCGGGGATGGCGGTGGGCGCCTTCCACGGGTTCTTCTTCGCCCGGCTCGGCGTGCCCGCGTTCGTCGTGACCCTCGCGGGGCTGCTGATCTGGAACGGCCTGACGCTCGACCTGCTGGGCGCGAGCGGCACGATCAACATCGACGAGGAGGGCCTGGTCGCCTCCCTGACCAGCCGGCACTTCGATGACGACGTGGTGGCCTACGCGGTGGCGGCGCTCGGCACGGCCGGGTACTTCCTGGCCGCCCACCGCAAGCGCGCCCGGCACCGGGCCGCCGGGATGCCGTACCGGCCGACGGGCGAGATCTGGCTGCGCACCGGTGTCCTCGCGGTGCTCACCTTCGCCGCGGCCCACACGCTCAACCGGTTCCAGGGGTTGCCGCTCGCGCTGCTGATCTTCCTGGTGGTCCTCGTGGTCTCGGACTACGTGCTGCGCCGCACCCGCTACGGGCGGCGGGTGTACGCGCTCGGCGGCGGGGTCGAGGCGGCGCGGCGGGCGGGCATCGCCGTGGAGCGGGTACGGGTCGCGATGTTCATGGTGTCGGGGACGCTGGCCGCGATCGGCGGGCTGTTCGTGGCCTCGGGCCTGACCTCGGCGAGCCCCACGACGGCCCGTGCCGCCGGTTCCGGGATGCTGCTGATCAACGCGATCGCCGCGGCCGTCATCGGCGGTACGAGCCTGTTCGGCGGGCGTGGCTCGCCCTGGTCCGTGCTGCTCGGTGTGCTGGTCATCCAGTCGATCGCCTCGGGCATGGGGCTGCTGGGGGTGGAGGACGCCGTGCAGTTCATGATCACGGGTGGGGTGCTGCTGGCCGCCGTCGCGGCCGACGCGCTCTCCAGACGCGCGTCGGCCCGGCGGGGCCGCCCCTGA